In Myxococcus stipitatus, the following are encoded in one genomic region:
- a CDS encoding bestrophin family protein encodes MVEYDPHRWWSYFHYVKGSMVREIVARVMVCVLWSVGVTAFQFHVRSVAIPATVHTLAGLSLSLLLVFRTNSSYDRFWEGRKLWGGIVNETRNLARAAGVFLGANPALYTALLRWTAAFPFACASSLRGRASLGPLAKDLPEAEVAEVLHSQHVPFAVARKMSALLDEGRREGRYPEYVQMQLDQNVQLLVDYIGGCERIRKTPIPFAYVMHLRRALLVYCYTLPFALVESFGGLTVLATFLVAYVFFGIEEIGVEIEDPFGHDDNDLPLDQICNTINGNLSALLPRTPSQPEAPTAA; translated from the coding sequence ATGGTTGAATACGACCCTCATCGTTGGTGGAGCTACTTTCACTACGTCAAAGGCTCGATGGTCCGCGAAATCGTGGCGCGGGTCATGGTGTGCGTCCTGTGGTCCGTGGGCGTCACCGCCTTCCAGTTCCACGTCCGCTCGGTGGCCATCCCCGCCACGGTGCACACGTTGGCGGGGCTCTCGCTGAGCCTCCTGCTCGTCTTCCGCACGAACTCTTCCTATGACCGCTTCTGGGAAGGCCGGAAGCTGTGGGGCGGCATCGTCAACGAGACGCGCAACCTGGCGCGAGCCGCGGGAGTCTTCCTCGGCGCGAACCCCGCCCTCTACACCGCGCTGCTGCGCTGGACGGCGGCCTTCCCGTTCGCCTGCGCGTCGTCCCTGCGAGGCCGCGCCAGCCTGGGGCCGCTGGCGAAGGATTTGCCCGAGGCCGAAGTGGCGGAGGTGCTGCACAGCCAGCACGTGCCGTTCGCGGTGGCGCGCAAGATGAGCGCGCTCCTGGACGAGGGCCGCCGCGAGGGCCGCTATCCCGAGTACGTGCAGATGCAGCTGGACCAGAACGTCCAGCTCCTCGTCGACTACATCGGCGGGTGTGAGCGCATCCGCAAGACGCCCATCCCGTTCGCGTACGTGATGCACCTGCGCCGCGCGCTGCTCGTCTACTGCTACACGCTGCCGTTCGCGCTGGTGGAGTCGTTTGGCGGGCTGACGGTGCTGGCCACGTTCCTCGTGGCGTATGTGTTCTTCGGCATCGAGGAGATTGGCGTCGAAATCGAGGACCCCTTCGGCCACGACGACAACGACCTGCCGCTGGACCAGATCTGCAACACCATCAACGGCAACCTGTCCGCGCTGTTGCCCCGGACGCCGTCACAGCCGGAGGCCCCGACGGCCGCTTGA
- a CDS encoding nitronate monooxygenase: protein MWTETRVTRTLGVRLPLVQGPFGGGMSSTRLAAAVSEAGGLGSFGANHLDGARIEATIQELRGLTSRPFSINLWVPLEAERGLRPSPQEFQAGVERLKPWFDELGVPPPTYPTAFAPDYEEQVEAVLAMRPAVFSFIFGVPSARILEACRARGILTVGTATHVAEGLALDAAGVDLIVASGSEAGGHRACFLRPVDEAPATTALVPQLVDRVRTPVIASGGIADGRSVATALALGAEGVQVGTAFLACEESNASEAYRRALRDPETSRATTLTRVFSGRYARGIRNRFMTELTPLERDIPPYPIQNWLTQPMRQAASRQGREDLMSLWAGQNAPLIRHSRAADLVDFLEKDTTRVLGRLAAL, encoded by the coding sequence ATGTGGACCGAGACTCGAGTCACGCGGACGTTGGGCGTCCGGCTCCCGCTGGTGCAGGGGCCGTTCGGCGGTGGCATGTCCTCGACGCGGCTGGCCGCGGCGGTGTCCGAGGCCGGAGGGTTGGGCTCGTTCGGCGCCAACCACCTGGACGGCGCGCGCATCGAGGCCACCATCCAGGAGCTGCGTGGGCTCACCTCGCGCCCGTTCTCCATCAACCTGTGGGTCCCGCTGGAGGCAGAGCGCGGGCTGCGGCCCTCGCCCCAGGAGTTCCAGGCCGGCGTCGAGCGGCTGAAGCCGTGGTTCGACGAGCTGGGCGTGCCGCCGCCCACGTACCCGACGGCCTTCGCGCCGGACTACGAGGAGCAGGTGGAGGCGGTGCTCGCGATGCGCCCGGCGGTGTTCAGCTTCATCTTCGGGGTCCCCTCGGCGCGCATCCTGGAGGCCTGCCGGGCCCGGGGCATCCTCACCGTGGGCACGGCGACCCACGTGGCCGAGGGCCTCGCGCTGGACGCGGCGGGAGTGGACCTCATCGTCGCCTCGGGCAGCGAGGCCGGGGGGCACCGGGCCTGTTTCCTGAGGCCCGTCGACGAGGCCCCCGCGACGACGGCGCTGGTGCCCCAGTTGGTGGACCGGGTGCGCACGCCGGTCATCGCCTCGGGAGGAATCGCGGATGGCAGGTCGGTGGCCACGGCGCTGGCGCTGGGCGCGGAGGGAGTGCAGGTGGGGACGGCCTTCCTCGCCTGCGAGGAGTCCAACGCGAGCGAGGCCTACCGCCGGGCCCTGAGGGACCCGGAGACCTCCCGCGCCACCACGCTGACCCGCGTCTTCTCCGGCCGCTACGCGCGCGGCATCCGCAACCGCTTCATGACGGAGCTGACGCCCCTCGAGCGGGACATCCCGCCCTACCCCATCCAGAACTGGCTCACCCAGCCCATGAGGCAGGCGGCGTCACGGCAAGGACGCGAGGACCTGATGTCGCTGTGGGCGGGACAGAACGCGCCCCTCATCCGGCACTCGCGCGCCGCGGACCTGGTCGACTTCCTGGAGAAGGACACCACCCGCGTCCTGGGCCGACTCGCGGCGCTCTGA
- a CDS encoding GNAT family N-acetyltransferase yields the protein MHAPGPTLHTARLILRPTARQDFEGFVALLSDADSARFIGGVQPPSVIWRGFTGMAGAWALQGFSMFSVLERSTGKWVGRVGPWQPEGWPGTEVGWSLLKEAWGRGYAIEAASAAIDWAFDHLGWTEVIHSIAPDNVPSQQVARRLGSTLRGPGKLPAPFEAAPIELWGQSREAWRARRAPSNG from the coding sequence ATGCACGCACCGGGACCGACCCTGCACACCGCTCGCCTCATCCTCCGCCCCACGGCGCGGCAGGACTTCGAGGGCTTCGTCGCCCTGCTGTCGGACGCCGACAGCGCCCGCTTCATCGGCGGCGTCCAGCCCCCTTCCGTCATCTGGCGCGGCTTCACCGGCATGGCGGGGGCCTGGGCCCTCCAGGGCTTCTCCATGTTCTCCGTGCTGGAGCGCTCCACCGGCAAGTGGGTGGGACGGGTGGGCCCCTGGCAACCGGAGGGCTGGCCGGGGACGGAGGTGGGCTGGTCCCTGCTGAAGGAGGCGTGGGGCCGGGGGTATGCCATCGAGGCGGCCTCCGCGGCGATCGACTGGGCGTTCGACCACCTGGGCTGGACGGAGGTCATCCACTCCATCGCCCCCGACAACGTCCCCTCCCAGCAGGTCGCCCGGCGGCTGGGCTCCACCCTACGAGGCCCCGGGAAGCTGCCCGCCCCCTTCGAGGCCGCCCCGATTGAACTCTGGGGACAGAGCCGGGAGGCCTGGAGGGCCCGCCGCGCTCCGTCCAATGGCTGA
- the infC gene encoding translation initiation factor IF-3 produces the protein MLRDQRGNRGGSRDQRTNRRIRAREVRVVGSDGSQLGVMPLEAALEKARSEGLDLVEVSPMAQPPVCKIMDYGKFKYEEKKKASEAKRAQLIVHLKEVKLRPKTEEHDYEFKVRNTRRFIEEGNKAKVVIQFRGREITHKEQGTAILDDVAKDLKEVAVVEQPPRMEGRLMFMILAPTPKVAQRAREQARQAAGIATKQQRPNPAPSADEKPAAPAAAAAAAAPSAPSEERAPASDTTGPTP, from the coding sequence ATTCTTCGTGATCAGAGAGGTAACCGCGGCGGGAGCCGCGACCAGAGAACCAATCGCCGTATCCGTGCCCGCGAGGTCCGCGTGGTCGGCTCCGATGGCTCACAGCTCGGAGTCATGCCGCTCGAGGCCGCGCTCGAGAAAGCCCGCTCGGAAGGGCTCGACCTCGTCGAGGTCAGCCCCATGGCACAGCCGCCAGTCTGCAAAATCATGGACTACGGCAAGTTCAAGTACGAGGAGAAGAAGAAGGCCTCGGAAGCCAAGCGGGCTCAGCTGATTGTCCACCTCAAGGAAGTGAAGCTCCGTCCCAAGACGGAGGAGCACGACTACGAGTTCAAGGTCCGCAACACGCGGCGCTTCATCGAAGAGGGCAACAAGGCCAAGGTGGTCATCCAGTTCCGCGGGCGTGAAATCACGCACAAGGAGCAGGGCACGGCCATCCTCGATGACGTGGCGAAGGACCTGAAGGAAGTGGCCGTCGTGGAGCAGCCGCCCCGGATGGAAGGGCGTCTGATGTTCATGATTCTGGCGCCCACGCCCAAGGTGGCGCAGCGCGCTCGCGAGCAGGCCCGGCAGGCCGCGGGCATCGCCACCAAGCAGCAGCGCCCCAATCCGGCTCCGTCCGCCGACGAGAAGCCGGCCGCGCCCGCCGCCGCTGCCGCGGCTGCTGCCCCCAGCGCCCCCTCCGAGGAGCGAGCGCCCGCGTCTGACACGACGGGCCCGACTCCCTGA
- a CDS encoding sigma-54 dependent transcriptional regulator, whose product MQQKLSADMSTTAVHTKGKSAQAPRSVPALTVVSHPQAQRIGERLLLEVLASVGRTAALSRNAPDFSRPGGVLALPLSDPFLSRTPVLFEPAANGGLRLLVPEDGTQVSVAGESVAGGREFTREELAAGVPLVLAERVVLLLHMASPSSEGGVKDLGLVGQAEGIQQLREDILRVADLRVPVLIRGETGTGKELVARAIHDQGPRRSGPFISVNLGALSKELVAAELFGAQRGAYTGANRDREGFFRAAHGGTLFLDEVGEAPAEVQAALLRVLETGEVTPVGGHAAVPVDVRLVAATDSDLESRIEERMFKAPLLHRLAGFELRVPPLRERREDIGLLFLHFARQELETTGETWRLASTDPRAQPWLPSSVAVRLVRYAWPGNVRQLRNVTRQLIIGSRGLPGLRVDSRLEQQLDGESLPVPGRVLCSPAQGPVESADAKSSRRKPSEVGENELLEALRACSWDLKATADFLGIPRPSVYVLIDKSPLIRTARDLSPEEITRCFQECEGDLDKMVQRLEVSRRALQRRVRELGLADA is encoded by the coding sequence ATGCAGCAGAAGCTTTCCGCCGACATGTCGACGACCGCTGTCCACACGAAGGGCAAGTCCGCGCAGGCCCCGCGGAGTGTGCCCGCGCTGACCGTCGTGTCCCATCCGCAGGCGCAGCGGATCGGTGAGCGGCTCCTCCTGGAGGTCCTCGCCAGCGTGGGCCGGACGGCGGCCCTGTCCCGCAACGCGCCGGACTTCTCTCGTCCGGGAGGGGTGCTGGCGCTGCCGCTGTCGGACCCGTTCCTGAGCCGGACCCCGGTGCTGTTCGAGCCGGCGGCGAACGGGGGGCTGCGGCTGCTGGTGCCGGAGGACGGCACGCAGGTGTCCGTCGCGGGCGAGTCCGTCGCGGGCGGCCGTGAGTTCACCCGCGAGGAGCTGGCCGCGGGGGTGCCCCTGGTGCTGGCCGAGCGCGTGGTGCTGCTGCTCCACATGGCCTCGCCGTCCTCGGAAGGCGGCGTGAAGGACCTGGGGTTGGTGGGGCAGGCGGAGGGCATCCAGCAGCTTCGCGAGGACATCCTCCGGGTGGCGGACCTGCGGGTGCCGGTGCTCATCCGGGGTGAGACGGGCACGGGCAAGGAGCTGGTGGCGCGCGCCATCCATGACCAGGGGCCGCGGCGCTCCGGTCCATTCATCAGCGTCAACCTGGGCGCGCTCTCCAAGGAGCTGGTGGCCGCCGAGCTGTTCGGCGCGCAGCGGGGCGCGTACACGGGCGCGAACCGGGACCGAGAGGGCTTCTTCCGCGCCGCGCACGGCGGCACGCTCTTCCTCGACGAGGTGGGCGAGGCCCCCGCCGAGGTGCAGGCCGCGCTCCTGCGCGTGCTGGAGACGGGCGAGGTGACGCCCGTGGGCGGCCACGCGGCGGTGCCCGTGGACGTGCGGCTGGTGGCCGCGACGGACTCCGATTTGGAGTCGCGCATCGAGGAGCGCATGTTCAAGGCGCCGCTGCTTCACCGGCTGGCGGGCTTCGAGCTGCGGGTGCCTCCGTTGCGTGAGCGGCGCGAGGACATCGGGTTGCTCTTCCTCCACTTCGCGCGCCAGGAGCTGGAGACCACGGGCGAGACGTGGCGGCTGGCCTCCACGGACCCGCGCGCGCAGCCCTGGCTTCCGTCGTCGGTGGCCGTGCGGCTGGTGCGCTACGCGTGGCCCGGCAACGTCCGTCAGCTTCGCAACGTCACGCGCCAGCTCATCATCGGCAGCCGGGGCCTTCCGGGCCTGCGGGTGGACTCGCGGCTGGAGCAGCAACTGGACGGCGAGTCACTGCCCGTTCCGGGGCGGGTGTTGTGCTCGCCGGCGCAGGGCCCGGTGGAGTCCGCGGACGCGAAGTCCTCCCGGCGCAAGCCCTCCGAGGTGGGGGAGAACGAGCTCCTGGAGGCGCTGCGCGCGTGCTCGTGGGACTTGAAGGCCACCGCGGACTTCCTGGGCATCCCCCGTCCTTCCGTCTACGTGCTCATCGACAAGAGCCCGCTCATCCGCACCGCCCGGGACTTGAGCCCGGAGGAAATCACCCGCTGCTTCCAGGAGTGCGAGGGGGATTTGGACAAGATGGTGCAGCGGTTGGAGGTCTCCCGCCGTGCCCTTCAGCGGCGCGTCCGGGAGCTGGGGCTCGCGGACGCCTGA
- a CDS encoding protein kinase domain-containing protein, protein MQPRMLGAVDTAGKTQERYEEELLLALNEGLVSAEEASALREEALDQGRSPLELLSERGRLGEYTLGALREELSRELGDTAGTGPGPLEAATLDPETPVVSPQAPASADAAAEPGFPVPDWDRYQPVRFLGQGGMGQVFLAYDPLLRRNVALKFVRGGDPELARRFLSEARAQARVRHERVCEVYEVGEVQGRGYIAMRYVAGQSLGQLAPTLTPEQKVLLLRQAAEGVHAAHRAGLVHRDIKPGNILVERTEDGDFVPFVMDFGLARDWREEAGMHGVVMGTPHYMAPEQARGDTARLDRRVDVYGLGATLYLLLTGRTPFSGDNEHDIITKLQTEEPPPPRTLDRDIPEDLEAIVLKCLEKERSARYDSARALADDLEHFLGGEPVQARRGLGYRLRKKARKHRVVLSLGLAALTVVALALGQAVLARSEVAERERLTRSFTERVERIEAAARYSFLSRLHDTREDRKALRASMEALEAEVRESGGRAAGPGNYALGRALWALGDVEGARRKLEAAWENGYREPRAAWALAVVLGDQYREKLLLDVERRSPENREARRRELEQRYRDPALAYLRQAEGPDVPAPPLYVKALFAFHEGRHEEALAHLDAMGDAQPWFYEAPHLRGDVYLARATGRWHQGDTAGSQADLEAGRRAYAQAIATAESQPAGHYALGRLELAALVMELYGAGNIQPLYQKGLEALDHALKAAPDHHPSLVVRSRLHRRLAEQHANQNASDVEELLGKAIDAAQAAMKLAPPSDRVTLELAIAHRLWARHQQRLSQDPREQLGKAVEALEQLSPEERDYAFYATLGLTHQIWADYENEHGLDPRAHQDKAIDTYLAAIRVRENQADAWINLGNSYRARAGLPQATDTQGDLRRAMEAIERALSLNPRNVIGCYQGADVAEQLARWKQEHGQDPEPDVVRALALYKQGRDINPRLPQLPNGLGATLLWQAEQHWEEGKDVEPLLAEARRAFEDARVIAPQQSFAYNNLGEVEAVRAGIILARGEDPTASLRAAKEDYRRALDLLPGDADMWTNLARVHVLWATHALDKKRDVGPDLAQAEEALARARALNPRLGYAWRYQGGVLDVRARHRALKGTATDEDFQKAAEALAQAVELAPRKHEYVLAAGELQLAWGRWRQGRGEDAAPVLMRGVESVERILAARPQWARARLLRAGLRGALAQTHASAEQQQTWRSQARADAEAALARNPSLAAWWKGRLASGVE, encoded by the coding sequence GTGCAACCCCGTATGCTGGGGGCCGTGGACACCGCGGGGAAGACGCAGGAGAGGTATGAGGAGGAGTTGCTCCTCGCGCTGAACGAAGGGCTCGTCTCCGCCGAGGAGGCGTCCGCGCTGCGCGAGGAGGCACTCGACCAGGGCCGCAGTCCCCTGGAGCTGTTGAGCGAGAGGGGGCGCCTGGGCGAGTACACGCTCGGCGCCCTGCGCGAGGAGCTCTCCCGGGAGCTGGGTGACACGGCGGGCACGGGCCCCGGCCCGCTGGAGGCCGCGACGCTGGACCCGGAGACCCCCGTGGTGTCCCCGCAGGCGCCAGCCTCGGCGGACGCGGCCGCGGAGCCGGGCTTTCCCGTACCGGACTGGGACCGCTATCAGCCGGTGCGCTTCCTGGGCCAGGGCGGCATGGGGCAGGTGTTCCTGGCGTATGACCCGCTCTTGCGGCGCAACGTCGCGCTCAAGTTCGTGCGCGGCGGAGACCCGGAGCTGGCCCGGCGCTTCCTGTCCGAGGCCCGCGCCCAGGCCCGCGTGCGCCACGAGCGGGTGTGCGAGGTGTACGAGGTCGGCGAGGTGCAGGGGCGCGGCTACATCGCCATGCGCTACGTCGCGGGCCAGTCGCTGGGACAGCTCGCGCCGACGCTGACGCCCGAGCAGAAGGTGCTCCTGTTGCGACAGGCGGCCGAGGGTGTCCACGCCGCGCACCGCGCGGGCCTGGTCCACCGCGATATCAAACCCGGCAACATCCTGGTGGAGCGCACGGAGGACGGCGACTTCGTCCCCTTCGTCATGGACTTCGGACTCGCCCGCGACTGGCGCGAGGAAGCGGGCATGCACGGCGTGGTGATGGGCACGCCGCACTACATGGCTCCCGAGCAGGCCCGGGGCGACACGGCCCGGCTGGACCGGCGCGTGGATGTCTACGGCCTGGGCGCCACGCTGTACCTGCTGCTCACCGGGCGCACGCCGTTCAGCGGGGACAACGAACACGACATCATCACGAAGCTCCAGACGGAGGAGCCACCCCCGCCGCGCACGCTGGACCGGGACATCCCCGAGGACCTGGAGGCCATCGTCCTCAAGTGCCTGGAGAAGGAGCGCTCGGCCCGCTACGACTCGGCGCGGGCGCTGGCGGATGACCTGGAGCACTTCCTCGGGGGAGAGCCCGTGCAGGCCCGGCGCGGCCTGGGCTACCGGCTGCGCAAGAAGGCGCGCAAGCACCGCGTGGTGTTGAGCCTGGGCCTGGCGGCGCTGACGGTGGTGGCGCTGGCGCTGGGGCAGGCCGTGCTCGCGCGAAGCGAGGTGGCCGAGCGCGAGCGGCTCACCCGCAGCTTCACCGAGCGGGTGGAGCGCATCGAAGCGGCCGCGCGCTACTCGTTCCTCTCCCGGCTCCATGACACGCGCGAGGACCGCAAGGCGCTGCGCGCGAGCATGGAGGCGCTCGAGGCGGAGGTGCGTGAGTCGGGCGGGCGCGCGGCGGGCCCTGGCAACTACGCCCTGGGCCGCGCGCTCTGGGCGCTGGGCGATGTGGAGGGCGCGCGGCGGAAGCTGGAGGCCGCGTGGGAGAATGGCTACCGGGAGCCTCGCGCGGCCTGGGCGCTGGCGGTGGTGCTGGGAGACCAGTACCGGGAGAAGCTGCTGCTGGACGTCGAGCGCCGCAGCCCGGAGAACCGGGAGGCGCGCCGCCGGGAGCTGGAGCAGCGCTACCGGGACCCGGCGCTGGCCTATCTGCGCCAGGCCGAGGGCCCCGACGTCCCCGCGCCGCCGCTGTATGTGAAGGCCCTCTTCGCCTTCCATGAAGGCCGCCACGAGGAGGCGCTCGCGCACCTGGACGCGATGGGTGATGCGCAGCCCTGGTTCTACGAGGCGCCGCACCTGCGAGGCGACGTGTACCTGGCGCGCGCGACGGGGCGCTGGCATCAGGGCGACACGGCGGGTTCCCAGGCGGATTTGGAGGCGGGACGGCGCGCGTATGCCCAGGCCATCGCCACGGCGGAGAGCCAGCCCGCGGGGCACTACGCGCTCGGGCGCCTGGAGCTGGCCGCGCTGGTCATGGAGCTCTACGGCGCGGGCAACATCCAGCCGCTCTATCAGAAGGGACTGGAGGCCCTGGACCACGCGCTGAAGGCCGCGCCGGACCACCACCCCTCCCTCGTCGTGCGCTCACGGCTGCACCGCCGCCTGGCCGAGCAGCACGCCAACCAGAACGCGAGCGACGTGGAGGAGCTCTTGGGCAAGGCCATCGACGCGGCCCAGGCCGCGATGAAGCTCGCCCCGCCCAGCGACCGCGTGACGCTGGAGCTGGCCATCGCGCACAGGCTCTGGGCCCGACACCAACAGCGGCTCTCGCAGGACCCACGGGAGCAATTGGGCAAGGCCGTCGAGGCGCTGGAGCAGCTGAGCCCCGAGGAGCGCGACTACGCCTTCTACGCGACGCTGGGGCTCACCCATCAAATCTGGGCCGACTACGAGAACGAGCACGGCCTGGACCCACGCGCCCACCAGGACAAGGCCATCGACACGTACCTGGCGGCCATCCGCGTGCGGGAGAACCAGGCGGACGCGTGGATCAACCTCGGCAACTCCTACCGGGCCCGGGCGGGACTGCCCCAGGCGACGGACACGCAGGGGGATTTGCGCCGCGCCATGGAGGCCATCGAGCGGGCGCTCTCGCTCAACCCGCGCAACGTCATCGGCTGCTACCAGGGCGCGGACGTGGCCGAGCAGCTCGCGCGCTGGAAGCAGGAGCATGGCCAGGACCCGGAGCCGGACGTGGTGCGCGCGCTGGCGCTCTACAAACAGGGCCGGGACATCAACCCCCGGCTGCCCCAGCTCCCCAACGGCCTGGGCGCCACCCTCCTGTGGCAGGCCGAGCAGCACTGGGAGGAGGGCAAGGACGTGGAGCCCCTGCTGGCCGAAGCCCGGCGGGCCTTCGAGGACGCTCGCGTCATCGCGCCACAACAGTCATTCGCCTACAACAACCTGGGCGAGGTGGAGGCGGTGCGCGCGGGCATCATCCTGGCGCGAGGCGAGGACCCCACCGCGAGCCTCCGCGCGGCGAAGGAGGACTACCGCCGCGCGCTGGACCTCCTGCCTGGTGACGCGGACATGTGGACCAACCTGGCGCGAGTGCACGTGCTGTGGGCCACCCACGCGCTGGACAAGAAGCGCGACGTGGGCCCGGACCTCGCCCAGGCGGAAGAGGCCCTCGCGCGCGCCCGGGCGCTCAACCCTCGCCTCGGGTATGCCTGGCGCTATCAAGGTGGCGTGCTCGACGTGCGCGCCCGTCATCGCGCGCTGAAGGGAACCGCCACGGACGAGGACTTCCAGAAGGCCGCGGAGGCGCTCGCGCAAGCGGTGGAGCTGGCCCCCCGGAAGCACGAGTACGTGCTGGCCGCCGGAGAACTCCAACTCGCGTGGGGGCGCTGGAGGCAGGGCCGGGGAGAGGACGCCGCGCCGGTGCTGATGCGCGGCGTGGAGTCCGTGGAGCGCATCCTGGCCGCGCGGCCCCAGTGGGCACGTGCGCGGCTTCTGCGCGCCGGGTTGAGAGGGGCGCTGGCCCAGACCCACGCGTCGGCCGAGCAGCAACAGACGTGGCGAAGTCAGGCCCGCGCGGACGCGGAAGCCGCGCTGGCGCGCAATCCCTCCCTGGCCGCGTGGTGGAAGGGCAGGCTCGCCTCCGGCGTGGAGTGA